The Coffea arabica cultivar ET-39 chromosome 8e, Coffea Arabica ET-39 HiFi, whole genome shotgun sequence genome window below encodes:
- the LOC113704826 gene encoding uncharacterized mitochondrial protein AtMg00810-like translates to MVAKFKEAMIKQFEMTDMGLMSYFLGIEVFQPDNGIFISQKKYADNILKKFKIDTAKPIMTLVEEKLRLTKEGGGGYVNPTYFESLIGSLRYLTSTRPDINFAVGLISRFMENPYSDWAGDTVERKSTSSYAFCIRSDVFS, encoded by the exons ATGGTTGCAAAGTTCAAGGAGGCTATGATTAAGCAGTTTGAGATGACAGATATGGGACTCATGTCATATTTTTTGGGAATTGAAGTCTTTCAGCCTGACAATGGGATTTTTATATCTCAAAAGAAATATGCAGATAACATTTTAAAGAAATTCAAAATAGATACAGCAAAGCCAATTATGACACTAGTTGAAGAAAAATTGAGGTTAACCAAGGAAGGCGGTGGTGGATATGTGAATCCCACCTACTTTGAAAGTCTGATAGGGAGTTTGAGATATTTGACGTCTACAAGGCCAGATATCAATTTTGCTGTTGGTCTGATTAGCAGGTTCATGGAAAATCCAT ATAGTGATTGGGCAGGTGATACAGTAGAGAGGAAGAGTACTTCAAGTTATGCATTTTGTATTCGTTCTGACGTGTTTTCCTAG